The following is a genomic window from candidate division KSB1 bacterium.
CAGGGTCAACCGGTTCCCTTTGGCTTCGGCCCGATAGCCTACACCCTCAATCTGCAGCTGCTTCTCGAAGCCCTTGGTCACCCCCTCGATGGCATTGGCGATGAGGGTGCGAGTGAGCCCGTGCAGGGACCGGTGAATCTTGCTGTCCGTGGGGCGGCTGACGATCACCTGACCCTCCTCCACCCGCACTTCCATGTCCGGGTGGAAAGGCTGGTGCAGCTCCCCTTTGGGGCCTCGTACGATCGCCGTGTTCTTCTCAATGGAAACCTGCACGCCGTCGGGAATCGGTATGGGTTTGCGTCCTATCCGCGACACG
Proteins encoded in this region:
- the rplF gene encoding 50S ribosomal protein L6, which encodes MSRIGRKPIPIPDGVQVSIEKNTAIVRGPKGELHQPFHPDMEVRVEEGQVIVSRPTDSKIHRSLHGLTRTLIANAIEGVTKGFEKQLQIEGVGYRAEAKGNRLTLYMGFSHPVVLAPPEGIQIATEGNLIKVSGIDKELVGKVAARIRAVRPPEPYKGKGIRYVGEHVRHKAGKAGGR